In one Bacillus sp. SM2101 genomic region, the following are encoded:
- the sdaAA gene encoding L-serine ammonia-lyase, iron-sulfur-dependent, subunit alpha, whose protein sequence is MFRNVAELIELANEQNVKISEVMIQQEMEVKQKSRSEILNQMGKNLEVMEKAVEKGLSGVKSFSGLTGGDALLLQSYIQKGNFLSGETILDAVSKAVATNEVNAAMGTICATPTAGSAGVVPGTLFAVKNKLNPSREQMVEFLFTSGAFGFVVANNASISGAAGGCQAEVGSAAGMAAAAIVEMAGGTPSQSAEAMAITLKNMLGLVCDPVAGLVEVPCVKRNAMGAANAMVAADMALAGITSRIPCDEVIDAMYQIGQNMPTSLKETARGGLAATPTGKELEQKIFGVSLGTSE, encoded by the coding sequence ATGTTTCGTAACGTAGCTGAGTTAATTGAGTTAGCGAATGAGCAGAACGTAAAAATTTCTGAAGTGATGATTCAGCAAGAGATGGAAGTAAAGCAAAAGAGTCGTTCAGAAATACTCAATCAAATGGGAAAAAATTTAGAGGTTATGGAAAAAGCAGTTGAGAAGGGTCTTTCAGGAGTAAAATCATTTTCTGGATTAACAGGCGGAGACGCATTGTTATTACAATCATATATACAAAAAGGAAATTTCTTATCAGGAGAAACGATTTTGGATGCAGTAAGTAAAGCAGTAGCGACAAACGAAGTTAATGCTGCAATGGGAACGATATGTGCTACACCAACTGCTGGTTCAGCAGGAGTTGTACCTGGCACACTCTTTGCTGTCAAAAATAAGCTAAATCCATCTAGGGAACAGATGGTAGAGTTTTTATTCACTTCAGGAGCTTTCGGTTTTGTAGTAGCTAACAATGCATCAATTTCAGGTGCTGCAGGTGGATGTCAAGCTGAGGTGGGTTCAGCCGCAGGAATGGCAGCAGCAGCAATCGTTGAAATGGCAGGGGGAACACCTAGTCAATCAGCAGAGGCGATGGCTATTACGTTAAAGAATATGCTCGGCTTAGTTTGTGACCCAGTTGCAGGGTTAGTAGAAGTTCCTTGTGTGAAAAGAAATGCCATGGGGGCTGCAAATGCAATGGTTGCAGCAGATATGGCATTAGCAGGTATAACGAGTCGAATCCCTTGTGATGAAGTAATAGATGCTATGTATCAAATTGGTCAAAATATGCCAACTTCATTAAAAGAAACAGCGCGAGGAGGGTTAGCGGCAACGCCAACTGGTAAAGAGCTTGAACAAAAAATATTTGGCGTTTCGCTAGGTACAAGTGAGTAA
- the rnc gene encoding ribonuclease III, with the protein MRKTGIEKHAKFNEFQEKIGFQFQNKKLLLQAFTHSSYVNEHRKRLYEDNERLEFLGDAVLELTISQYLYKKYPLLSEGKLTKLRAAVVCESSLVSFANELSFGKLVMLGKGEELTGGRERPALLADVFEAFIGALYLDQGIDAVCSFLDKVVFPKINDGAFSHTMDYKSQLQELIQRDGAGSLEYKILQENGPAHNREFVSSVCINNKTLGEGRGKSKKEAEQNAAKKALQKVKESL; encoded by the coding sequence ATGAGAAAAACAGGTATTGAAAAGCATGCGAAATTTAATGAATTTCAAGAAAAAATAGGTTTTCAATTTCAAAATAAAAAATTGTTGTTGCAAGCATTTACGCATTCATCTTATGTGAATGAGCATCGAAAACGGCTCTATGAAGATAATGAGAGATTAGAGTTTTTAGGAGACGCAGTTCTTGAGTTAACTATTTCCCAATATTTGTATAAAAAATACCCATTGCTAAGTGAAGGCAAATTAACGAAACTTCGTGCTGCTGTAGTTTGTGAATCTTCTCTTGTTTCTTTTGCAAATGAGCTATCCTTCGGTAAGCTAGTTATGCTAGGCAAAGGAGAAGAATTAACTGGTGGGCGAGAACGACCGGCATTATTAGCAGATGTATTTGAGGCATTTATTGGAGCTTTATATTTGGATCAAGGAATTGACGCTGTTTGTTCCTTTCTAGATAAGGTTGTATTTCCTAAAATAAATGATGGTGCTTTTTCTCATACGATGGATTATAAAAGTCAGCTTCAAGAATTAATTCAGAGAGATGGAGCTGGTTCACTCGAATATAAAATCCTACAGGAAAACGGTCCTGCTCATAATCGAGAGTTTGTATCTTCAGTTTGTATAAATAACAAAACACTTGGTGAAGGTAGGGGAAAGTCAAAAAAAGAAGCGGAGCAAAACGCTGCGAAAAAGGCTTTGCAAAAAGTAAAAGAATCTTTATAA
- the acpP gene encoding acyl carrier protein, translating to MADVLERVTKIIVDRLGVEESEVKLESSFKDDLGADSLDVVELVMELEDEFDMEISDEDAEKIATVGDAVNYINGQQ from the coding sequence ATGGCAGATGTTTTAGAACGTGTAACTAAGATTATCGTTGATCGCCTTGGAGTTGAAGAGTCAGAGGTGAAATTAGAATCTTCATTTAAAGATGATCTTGGTGCTGATTCCCTAGATGTAGTAGAGCTAGTGATGGAGCTTGAAGACGAATTCGATATGGAGATTTCCGATGAAGATGCTGAAAAGATAGCTACAGTTGGTGACGCTGTTAACTACATAAACGGTCAGCAATAA
- the recG gene encoding ATP-dependent DNA helicase RecG, translating to MSKEITDLVTSIKGIGEETALSLNDMGIHTVLDLLEYFPYKYEDYQLRDLADVKHEEKVTVEGKVHSEPSLTYYGKKKSRLTFRLLVGRYLITVTCFNRPYYKKQLSINAIITVTGKWDQHRQTITVSELSFSPHQKNSEIEPTYAIKGKVTVKGMRRFMSLALNQYSTLIEENLPSSLLQKYRLVGKKDAIQAIHIPLSHEDLKQARRRFVYEEFLLFQLQMQTLRKFEKEQSIGVVMEYSRNELDSFIDQLPFPLTTAQNRVVHEITSDLATPYRMNRLLQGDVGSGKTVVAAISLYATVLAGYQGALMVPTEILAEQHESSLKQLFSSFPMRIELLTSSVKGKKRRAIIDQLTRGEIDIIVGTHALIQDEISFNKLGLVITDEQHRFGVAQRRTLREKGENAHVLFMTATPIPRTLAITVFGEMDVSVIDEMPAGRKEIETYWARHDMLERVLEFMRQELIKGRQAYIICPLIEESDKLDVQNAIDVHSILTQYFSNQYNIGLMHGKLPSAEKEAVMRDFSTNNVQVLVSTTVVEVGVNVPNATFMLIYDADRFGLSQLHQLRGRVGRGENQSYCILLADPKSEVGKERMNIMTETNDGFKLSEKDLELRGPGDFFGKKQSGVPEFKVADMVHDYRALEVARDDAAKLIHSTAFWQNNEYEALRNYLQQTGALHGEKLD from the coding sequence GTGAGTAAGGAAATAACAGACTTAGTAACTTCAATTAAAGGGATTGGTGAAGAAACAGCACTATCATTAAATGATATGGGTATCCACACCGTGTTAGATCTCCTTGAGTATTTTCCTTACAAATATGAAGACTATCAATTGAGGGATTTAGCTGATGTAAAACATGAAGAAAAAGTTACAGTGGAAGGGAAGGTCCATAGTGAACCTTCTCTAACTTATTATGGAAAAAAGAAATCTCGACTCACATTTCGTTTACTTGTCGGTAGGTATTTAATTACGGTAACCTGTTTTAATAGACCGTACTATAAAAAACAGCTGTCTATCAATGCAATCATCACCGTTACTGGCAAATGGGATCAGCACCGCCAAACAATAACAGTAAGCGAACTTTCTTTCTCACCTCATCAAAAAAATAGTGAGATAGAGCCAACCTACGCAATCAAAGGGAAGGTAACTGTTAAAGGAATGCGAAGATTTATGTCTTTAGCACTAAATCAATATAGCACATTAATTGAAGAAAATTTGCCTAGCTCTTTACTACAAAAGTATCGATTAGTTGGTAAGAAAGATGCTATACAAGCGATTCACATACCTCTATCACATGAAGATCTAAAACAAGCAAGAAGAAGGTTTGTTTACGAAGAATTTTTACTATTTCAATTACAAATGCAAACACTTCGAAAGTTCGAGAAGGAACAATCTATAGGAGTAGTCATGGAATATTCAAGAAATGAGCTTGACAGCTTTATTGATCAATTACCTTTTCCACTAACTACTGCCCAAAATCGTGTCGTCCACGAAATTACAAGTGACTTAGCGACACCCTACCGTATGAACCGGTTATTACAAGGTGATGTTGGGTCTGGAAAGACTGTTGTAGCAGCGATTTCGCTATATGCAACTGTGTTGGCAGGCTATCAGGGAGCCTTGATGGTTCCAACAGAAATATTAGCAGAACAGCATGAATCCTCATTAAAGCAGTTATTTAGTTCTTTTCCAATGCGTATTGAGCTGTTAACTAGCTCTGTAAAAGGTAAAAAGCGTAGAGCAATAATTGACCAACTAACACGCGGTGAAATAGATATTATCGTCGGAACACATGCATTAATTCAAGATGAGATTTCATTTAATAAATTGGGTCTTGTTATTACTGATGAACAGCATCGTTTTGGTGTAGCACAACGTAGAACGTTAAGAGAAAAAGGTGAAAATGCTCATGTTCTATTTATGACTGCTACTCCTATCCCTCGAACTCTAGCAATCACGGTTTTTGGAGAAATGGATGTTTCAGTAATAGACGAAATGCCAGCTGGAAGAAAAGAAATAGAAACGTACTGGGCAAGACACGACATGCTTGAGAGAGTCCTTGAGTTCATGAGGCAAGAACTGATCAAAGGGAGACAAGCTTATATTATCTGTCCGCTCATTGAAGAGTCTGATAAATTGGACGTGCAAAATGCGATAGATGTCCATAGTATTTTGACGCAGTATTTTAGCAATCAATATAATATTGGACTAATGCATGGTAAACTTCCTTCTGCTGAAAAGGAAGCTGTCATGAGAGACTTTAGTACAAATAACGTTCAAGTGCTTGTTTCAACAACTGTTGTCGAAGTTGGAGTAAATGTTCCAAATGCCACATTTATGTTGATTTATGATGCAGATCGTTTCGGGTTGTCACAATTGCATCAGCTTCGAGGCCGGGTTGGTCGTGGTGAGAATCAGTCTTATTGCATATTACTAGCGGACCCTAAATCAGAAGTAGGTAAAGAACGAATGAACATCATGACAGAAACAAATGATGGATTTAAGCTATCTGAAAAGGACCTAGAACTTCGTGGACCTGGTGATTTCTTTGGTAAAAAGCAAAGTGGCGTGCCAGAGTTTAAAGTCGCAGATATGGTACATGATTATCGTGCATTGGAAGTAGCGAGAGATGATGCTGCTAAGCTCATTCATTCAACGGCATTTTGGCAAAATAATGAGTATGAAGCGCTAAGAAATTATTTACAACAAACCGGTGCTTTACATGGAGAAAAACTGGATTAA
- the fapR gene encoding transcription factor FapR yields MRKNKKVRQEQLQQTITENPFVTDEELAVQFSVSIQTIRLDRMELSIPELRERIKYVAEKNFDEQVRSLPIEEVIGEIVDIVPDESAISIFDVEKEHVFKRNKIMRGHHLFAQANSLAVAVINDELALTAQATIRFMRQVKETERVIAKAKVIGLDKKKGRTIVEVTSFVGAEMVFSGEFEMYRSKSN; encoded by the coding sequence ATGCGTAAAAATAAAAAAGTACGACAGGAGCAATTACAACAGACAATAACTGAAAATCCATTCGTCACCGACGAAGAATTAGCAGTACAATTTTCTGTGAGCATCCAAACGATACGACTTGATAGAATGGAATTATCGATTCCTGAATTACGTGAGCGAATTAAATATGTTGCAGAAAAGAATTTTGATGAACAAGTTCGTTCGCTTCCGATTGAAGAGGTAATTGGAGAAATTGTAGATATTGTTCCTGATGAAAGTGCTATTTCAATATTTGATGTAGAAAAGGAACACGTTTTTAAAAGAAATAAGATAATGCGTGGTCATCATCTTTTTGCTCAAGCTAACTCCCTTGCGGTTGCAGTTATTAACGATGAACTAGCGTTAACAGCCCAGGCAACAATCCGTTTCATGCGTCAAGTAAAAGAAACTGAGCGCGTGATAGCTAAAGCCAAAGTTATAGGTTTGGATAAGAAGAAAGGGAGAACAATAGTAGAAGTAACTAGCTTTGTCGGAGCAGAAATGGTTTTTTCAGGGGAATTTGAGATGTATCGTTCAAAAAGTAATTAA
- the fabD gene encoding ACP S-malonyltransferase, whose product MGKIAFVFPGQGSQIVGMGQSLAQKYDNVAAVFNKADEKLGLSLTDLIFQGPADKLTLTMNAQPALLTTSIAILERFKEENIRPDYVAGHSLGEYSALVAAEAMSFEDAVYAVRKRGELMEEAVPAGEGSMAAVLGMDQGQLQEITTQITADGYPVQLANLNCPGQIVISGTAEGVSIATKQCKEHGAKRVIPLVVSGPFHSSLMQPAANKFDDILNEITINHAKVPVVANIHATPLTKSTDIKQALIEQLYSPVLWQQSVEYMLENGVDTFIEIGPGKVLSGLIKKVNRRVNAYSINDEESMLLTIERLKGE is encoded by the coding sequence ATGGGGAAAATTGCATTTGTTTTTCCAGGCCAAGGTTCACAAATTGTTGGTATGGGACAAAGCCTTGCACAAAAATATGACAATGTGGCAGCTGTTTTTAACAAAGCTGATGAAAAACTAGGTTTGTCACTAACTGACCTTATTTTCCAAGGTCCAGCTGATAAATTAACGCTAACGATGAATGCACAGCCAGCTTTATTAACGACGAGCATAGCTATTCTTGAACGGTTCAAAGAAGAAAATATACGACCTGATTATGTTGCCGGTCATAGTTTAGGAGAATATAGCGCACTTGTGGCTGCCGAAGCAATGTCATTTGAAGATGCAGTGTATGCAGTCAGGAAGCGAGGCGAATTAATGGAAGAAGCTGTTCCTGCTGGAGAAGGGTCAATGGCAGCTGTGTTAGGGATGGATCAAGGTCAGTTGCAAGAAATCACAACCCAAATTACAGCTGATGGATATCCAGTTCAACTAGCTAATTTGAACTGTCCTGGTCAAATTGTTATTTCTGGAACAGCTGAAGGAGTATCAATCGCAACGAAACAATGTAAAGAACATGGTGCAAAACGCGTCATCCCTTTAGTTGTAAGTGGGCCATTTCATTCATCACTCATGCAACCAGCTGCTAATAAATTCGATGACATATTGAACGAAATTACAATTAATCATGCAAAGGTTCCAGTAGTAGCAAACATTCATGCAACGCCATTAACGAAGAGCACAGATATAAAGCAAGCTTTAATTGAACAATTATATTCTCCAGTTTTGTGGCAACAGTCTGTAGAATACATGCTAGAAAATGGTGTAGATACCTTTATAGAAATTGGTCCTGGTAAAGTTCTTTCAGGACTCATCAAAAAGGTAAACAGAAGGGTTAATGCCTATTCAATAAATGATGAAGAGTCAATGCTATTGACAATTGAAAGATTGAAAGGGGAATAA
- the plsX gene encoding phosphate acyltransferase PlsX, with amino-acid sequence MRIAIDAMGGDHAPKEIVLGTLKALEAFPNLHITLIGNEDKIKTYVSEQKRLSIIHANEIIEATDEPVRAVRRKKNASMVLMAKEVKEGRADACISAGNTGALMAAGLFIVGRIDGIDRPALAPTLPTADGRGFIMLDAGANVDAKAQHLLQYAIMGSIYAEKVRGVPSPRVGLLNIGTEKNKGNDLMKQVFPLLEKASLHFIGNVEARDLLEGVADVVITDGFTGNVTLKAIEGTAQSVFSMLKTTLTSNFKSKFAASVLKPQLLDLKAKMDYSEYGGAGLFGLKAPVIKAHGSSDVNAIFNAIRQAKDIVDNNVTELIKQQVESDD; translated from the coding sequence ATGAGAATCGCAATCGATGCAATGGGTGGTGACCATGCACCTAAAGAAATTGTTTTAGGCACACTAAAAGCACTAGAAGCTTTCCCTAACTTACATATTACTTTAATAGGGAATGAAGACAAAATTAAGACATATGTTTCTGAACAGAAACGTCTTTCCATAATACATGCTAATGAAATCATTGAAGCAACAGATGAGCCTGTAAGGGCAGTTCGTAGAAAGAAAAACGCCTCAATGGTACTTATGGCAAAAGAAGTGAAAGAAGGGCGTGCGGATGCTTGTATTTCTGCAGGGAATACGGGTGCTCTTATGGCAGCGGGTTTATTCATTGTCGGTCGAATCGATGGAATTGATCGCCCTGCATTAGCTCCCACATTACCAACTGCAGATGGACGTGGTTTTATTATGCTAGATGCTGGAGCTAATGTGGATGCCAAAGCTCAACATTTGCTCCAGTATGCGATTATGGGATCGATTTATGCTGAGAAAGTACGTGGTGTTCCATCACCTAGAGTGGGTTTATTAAATATTGGAACAGAAAAAAATAAAGGAAACGACCTGATGAAGCAAGTCTTTCCTTTGTTAGAAAAAGCGTCATTACACTTTATTGGTAATGTTGAGGCGCGAGACTTATTAGAAGGGGTTGCAGATGTAGTCATAACAGACGGCTTTACGGGTAATGTTACATTAAAAGCAATAGAGGGAACCGCACAATCAGTTTTTTCTATGTTAAAAACAACATTAACAAGCAATTTTAAGAGCAAATTTGCAGCTTCTGTATTAAAGCCCCAACTGTTAGATTTAAAAGCTAAAATGGATTATTCAGAATATGGTGGAGCTGGGTTGTTTGGATTAAAAGCTCCAGTAATCAAAGCACATGGTTCTTCTGACGTCAATGCGATCTTCAACGCTATTCGTCAAGCAAAAGATATCGTTGATAACAATGTTACTGAATTAATAAAGCAACAAGTTGAATCTGATGATTGA
- the fabG gene encoding 3-oxoacyl-[acyl-carrier-protein] reductase yields the protein MTLQGKIALVTGASRGIGRAIALELAKQGASVVVNFAGSEARANEVVDEIKALGSEAVAMQADVGNSEAVSSMIKDVIAKFGKLDILVNNAGITRDNLLMRMKEDEWDSVINTNLKGVFNCTKAVTRQMMKQRAGRIINIASVVGVAGNPGQANYVAAKAGVIGLTKSSAKELASRNITVNAIAPGFITTDMTDELNEDIRNEMLKQIPLVKFGEPTDVAAVVAFIASEASGYMTGQTLHVDGGMVM from the coding sequence ATGACGTTGCAAGGAAAAATTGCCTTAGTGACAGGTGCATCTAGAGGGATTGGTCGTGCTATTGCATTGGAACTAGCGAAGCAAGGTGCTAGCGTAGTAGTAAATTTTGCAGGAAGTGAAGCTAGGGCTAACGAAGTAGTGGATGAAATTAAAGCACTCGGCTCTGAAGCAGTAGCGATGCAAGCTGACGTTGGAAATTCTGAAGCGGTATCTTCTATGATTAAAGATGTGATCGCTAAATTTGGTAAGTTAGACATTCTAGTAAACAACGCGGGAATAACGAGGGATAACTTGTTAATGAGAATGAAAGAAGATGAGTGGGATTCTGTCATTAATACAAATTTAAAGGGCGTATTCAATTGTACAAAGGCTGTTACACGCCAAATGATGAAGCAAAGAGCTGGAAGAATAATTAATATTGCTTCCGTCGTTGGAGTTGCAGGTAACCCTGGACAAGCAAACTATGTTGCTGCAAAAGCTGGTGTGATAGGTTTAACAAAAAGCTCTGCTAAGGAATTAGCTAGTAGAAACATTACAGTAAATGCGATAGCTCCAGGCTTTATTACAACCGATATGACTGATGAACTAAATGAAGATATTCGTAATGAAATGCTGAAACAAATTCCACTTGTGAAATTTGGTGAACCGACAGACGTAGCAGCTGTTGTAGCATTTATAGCTTCTGAAGCGAGTGGGTATATGACTGGACAAACATTGCATGTTGATGGCGGAATGGTCATGTAA
- the sdaAB gene encoding L-serine ammonia-lyase, iron-sulfur-dependent subunit beta has translation MKYKSVFDIIGPIMIGPSSSHTAGAARIGKVARSLFGRQPKWAKISFYGSFAETYKGHGTDIALVGGLLDFETDDERIKSSLDIANQLGINIIFRRAEAITDHPNTARVRIGDDDGELELVGISIGGGKIEIIELNGFELKLSGHHPAILIAHNDKFGAIAAVANVLAKFKINVGHMEVSRKEKGKLALMTIELDQNIEQFVLDELDSLPNILQVTKIVD, from the coding sequence GTGAAATATAAAAGTGTATTTGATATTATTGGCCCTATTATGATTGGTCCATCAAGTTCACACACTGCAGGTGCTGCGAGAATAGGTAAAGTTGCGCGAAGTCTATTTGGGCGTCAGCCTAAATGGGCAAAAATATCTTTTTATGGGTCTTTTGCTGAAACGTATAAAGGACATGGTACTGACATTGCACTTGTTGGTGGATTGCTCGACTTTGAAACAGATGATGAACGAATTAAATCGTCGCTAGATATTGCCAATCAGTTAGGCATAAATATTATTTTCCGAAGAGCAGAAGCTATTACTGACCACCCTAATACTGCTAGGGTACGTATAGGAGATGATGATGGAGAATTAGAGCTAGTTGGTATATCCATCGGCGGTGGGAAAATTGAAATTATTGAACTAAATGGATTTGAACTTAAGCTATCTGGTCATCATCCAGCAATACTCATTGCTCATAATGACAAATTTGGAGCGATAGCTGCTGTTGCCAACGTATTAGCAAAATTTAAGATTAACGTTGGACATATGGAAGTTTCACGTAAAGAAAAAGGCAAGCTTGCATTAATGACAATCGAACTAGATCAAAATATTGAGCAATTTGTTTTAGATGAGCTTGATTCACTTCCGAATATATTACAAGTGACGAAAATCGTAGATTAA